From Acidipropionibacterium acidipropionici, one genomic window encodes:
- the ftsW gene encoding putative lipid II flippase FtsW: protein MLSAPMLDQYVILVTTILLAGVGALMSLSSSSVYAQSLNLGPYYFALRQLLFLAIGGVGALVAARLGERLLRGFGWVAYCGAVLMLLLVFTPLGSDAGKGNRSWLALGPVTLQPSEFAKLAAILVGSIYLAARREDLGQFRHLAIYLGLYGVVIVMVVAQGDLGTALIIGAVLIAQMWAFGIRKRYIVGLLAAAGAVVAAAVVTTPYRMQRITLFLHPEADPEGSQQPLSAIYALATGGWWGTGIGGSRQKWGGLYDGAQNDFVFAVLGEEMGLVGTLAVLALFTLLVWAGIRVAMRSRSQFRRILAATITAWTAIQAMLNIGVAMKLLPVVGVPLPFISIGGSALIANLVASGILLSCARHEPAAEEYRDASRRSGPPRVTTVVDGGRRE from the coding sequence CTGCTGTCGGCACCGATGCTCGACCAGTACGTGATCCTGGTGACCACCATCCTGCTGGCAGGCGTCGGCGCCCTGATGAGCCTGTCCTCCTCCTCGGTGTACGCCCAGTCGCTGAATCTCGGGCCCTACTACTTCGCCCTGCGTCAGCTGCTCTTCCTGGCCATCGGCGGCGTCGGGGCCCTCGTCGCCGCCCGGCTGGGGGAGAGGCTGCTTCGCGGATTCGGATGGGTGGCCTACTGCGGGGCGGTGCTCATGCTCCTCCTCGTCTTCACCCCCCTGGGAAGCGACGCCGGCAAGGGCAACCGGTCCTGGCTGGCGCTCGGCCCGGTCACCCTGCAACCCTCGGAGTTCGCGAAACTCGCGGCCATCCTGGTCGGCTCGATCTACCTGGCCGCCCGACGCGAGGACCTGGGGCAGTTCCGTCACCTGGCGATCTACCTGGGCCTGTACGGCGTCGTCATAGTGATGGTGGTGGCCCAGGGGGATCTGGGAACCGCCCTCATCATCGGCGCGGTGCTCATCGCCCAGATGTGGGCCTTCGGCATCCGGAAGCGCTACATCGTCGGCCTCCTGGCCGCCGCCGGAGCGGTGGTCGCGGCCGCCGTGGTGACCACCCCGTACCGGATGCAGCGAATCACCCTGTTCCTGCACCCCGAGGCCGATCCGGAGGGTTCCCAGCAGCCGTTGAGCGCCATCTACGCGCTGGCGACAGGCGGCTGGTGGGGGACCGGCATCGGCGGATCCCGCCAGAAATGGGGAGGACTGTACGACGGCGCCCAGAACGACTTCGTCTTCGCCGTCCTCGGCGAGGAGATGGGCCTGGTGGGCACCTTGGCGGTGCTGGCGCTGTTCACCCTGCTGGTGTGGGCCGGCATCCGGGTGGCCATGAGGTCGCGCTCCCAGTTCCGCCGGATCCTGGCGGCCACCATCACGGCGTGGACGGCGATCCAGGCGATGCTCAACATCGGTGTCGCCATGAAACTGCTGCCTGTGGTGGGCGTGCCGCTGCCCTTCATCTCCATCGGCGGGTCGGCCCTCATCGCCAACCTGGTGGCCTCTGGCATTCTGTTGTCCTGTGCCCGCCACGAACCCGCCGCCGAGGAGTACCGGGACGCGTCCAGGCGCAGCGGGCCGCCGAGAGTGACTACCGTGGTGGACGGCGGCCGTCGGGAATGA
- the murC gene encoding UDP-N-acetylmuramate--L-alanine ligase, whose protein sequence is MALREPVDLADPHSIGPVHFIAIGGAGMSGVARIYQELGVSVSGSDQVDSANLRALAEAGVRTWVGHDPSHLDGARTVVVSSAIRPDNPELVEANRRGLRIWHRSAALAALMLGREGVSVAGTHGKTTTTGMIAVMLAHAGADPSYVIGSPLASTGRSAHLGGGSAFVVEADESDGSFLQYPSRIVVVTNVEADHLDNWGTPDAYFDGFVRMATRPEVRYVVANLDDPGAAHLVSRLASTGSVQVVTYGEAADADVRFSDLDLEGATASATLTSGRQSGRLDLQVPGRYNLSNAAAAYCAGSLLGIGHDELLAGAASFTGTLRRFQLIGSRGGVRVYDDYAHHPTEIRATLVAARRAAGQGRVIACFQPHLYSRTQEFAHEFGVALALADRVLVTDIYGSREDPVPGVTGALVEAAVEDAGGSSRYVPDKGDLPAALAEEARPGDLIITLGAGDVTLVGPLLLPLLPEDGAEREPTVDRPGRPV, encoded by the coding sequence ATGGCACTGCGTGAACCCGTTGATCTGGCGGACCCCCACTCGATCGGACCGGTGCATTTCATCGCCATCGGCGGTGCCGGGATGAGCGGCGTCGCCAGGATCTACCAGGAGCTGGGGGTCAGCGTCTCCGGGTCCGACCAGGTCGACTCCGCCAACCTGCGGGCCCTGGCGGAGGCCGGGGTGCGCACCTGGGTGGGGCACGACCCCTCTCACCTGGACGGCGCCCGCACCGTCGTGGTGTCCTCGGCGATCCGCCCGGACAATCCCGAACTCGTCGAGGCGAATCGCCGCGGCCTGAGGATCTGGCACCGCAGCGCCGCCCTGGCCGCCCTGATGCTGGGCCGCGAAGGGGTCTCGGTGGCCGGTACCCACGGAAAGACCACCACCACCGGGATGATCGCGGTGATGCTGGCCCATGCCGGTGCCGACCCGTCCTACGTCATCGGTTCCCCACTGGCCAGCACCGGCCGCAGCGCCCACCTGGGCGGCGGCAGCGCGTTCGTCGTGGAGGCCGACGAGTCGGACGGCTCCTTCCTCCAGTACCCCAGCAGAATCGTCGTGGTCACCAATGTCGAGGCCGATCACCTGGACAACTGGGGAACCCCGGACGCCTATTTCGACGGCTTCGTGAGGATGGCCACCCGGCCGGAGGTCCGCTACGTCGTCGCCAACCTCGACGACCCGGGGGCCGCCCATCTGGTGAGCCGGCTGGCCAGCACCGGGTCGGTGCAGGTCGTCACCTACGGGGAGGCCGCCGACGCCGACGTGAGGTTCTCCGACCTCGACCTGGAGGGCGCCACCGCCTCGGCGACGCTGACCAGCGGCCGTCAGAGCGGTCGGCTGGACCTCCAGGTCCCGGGCCGCTACAACCTCTCGAACGCCGCCGCCGCCTACTGCGCCGGAAGCCTGCTGGGCATCGGCCACGACGAACTGCTGGCCGGGGCGGCCTCATTCACGGGCACGCTGAGACGCTTCCAGCTGATCGGGTCCCGCGGCGGGGTGAGGGTCTACGACGATTACGCCCACCATCCCACCGAGATCCGCGCGACTCTGGTGGCGGCCCGCCGCGCGGCGGGCCAGGGCCGCGTCATCGCCTGCTTCCAGCCCCATCTCTACAGCCGGACCCAGGAGTTCGCCCACGAGTTCGGGGTGGCGCTGGCGCTGGCGGACCGGGTGCTGGTCACCGACATCTACGGCTCCCGCGAGGATCCTGTGCCAGGGGTCACCGGGGCACTCGTCGAGGCGGCCGTGGAGGATGCCGGCGGTTCGTCGAGATACGTTCCCGACAAGGGCGATCTGCCTGCCGCGCTCGCCGAGGAGGCACGGCCCGGAGACCTCATCATCACCCTGGGAGCAGGGGACGTGACACTCGTCGGCCCCCTCCTGCTGCCCCTCCTGCCCGAGGACGGGGCCGAGCGCGAGCCGACGGTCGATCGGCCGGGCCGACCCGTCTGA
- the murG gene encoding undecaprenyldiphospho-muramoylpentapeptide beta-N-acetylglucosaminyltransferase codes for MVNVVLAGGGTAGHTSPLIATAQALARHPDLGHLSCIGTPKGLEGRVIPEAGLVLDMIDPVPLPRSLSMNLLKVPGHLRRAVAQAADVLRRRQADVLVGFGGYVSMPAYLAARKAQVPIVIHEQNAVPGLANKVAARFAVQVAIAFPDTPLPAAKFIGMPLREGITGLATMTPQARAEAVAAARWRFGLEADRPTLLVSGGSQGAVAINEAVVAARDRLLADGVQILHILGPRNIGAATTITDEATGASWVPLDYVDDMPSAYLTADLMVARSGAGTVVETAVAGLPTIYVPLPHGNGEQARNARSVVEAGGGVLVPNVELDAQRLLRETERIHRPEELARMAAAGRDLMPADSAERLADLVLGAADRARTPRPIPKEDPDGTA; via the coding sequence ATGGTGAATGTCGTGCTGGCCGGAGGGGGAACCGCCGGCCATACCTCGCCGTTGATCGCGACGGCACAGGCTCTGGCGCGCCACCCCGATCTGGGGCACCTGTCCTGCATCGGCACCCCCAAGGGGCTGGAGGGGAGGGTGATCCCGGAGGCCGGCCTGGTGCTCGACATGATCGATCCGGTCCCGCTGCCCAGAAGCCTGTCGATGAACCTGCTCAAGGTCCCCGGCCATCTGCGTCGGGCGGTCGCCCAGGCCGCCGACGTGCTGCGCCGCCGACAGGCCGACGTGCTGGTCGGTTTCGGCGGATACGTCTCGATGCCCGCCTACCTCGCCGCCCGGAAGGCTCAGGTGCCCATCGTCATCCATGAGCAGAACGCCGTCCCGGGGCTGGCCAACAAGGTGGCCGCCCGATTCGCCGTCCAGGTCGCCATCGCCTTCCCCGACACCCCTCTTCCAGCGGCGAAGTTCATCGGAATGCCGCTGCGCGAGGGGATCACGGGGCTCGCCACCATGACCCCGCAGGCCCGTGCCGAGGCGGTGGCCGCCGCCCGCTGGCGGTTCGGTCTGGAGGCTGATCGTCCCACCCTGCTCGTCAGCGGCGGATCCCAGGGGGCGGTGGCCATCAATGAGGCGGTCGTCGCGGCCCGGGACCGGCTGCTGGCCGACGGGGTGCAGATCCTGCACATCCTGGGGCCGCGCAACATCGGGGCGGCGACCACCATCACCGACGAGGCCACCGGGGCGTCATGGGTCCCACTCGACTATGTCGACGACATGCCCTCGGCCTATCTGACGGCCGACCTCATGGTCGCCCGCTCGGGGGCGGGCACGGTCGTGGAGACGGCGGTCGCCGGACTCCCCACCATCTACGTTCCGCTGCCGCACGGCAACGGCGAACAGGCCCGCAACGCCCGGTCGGTCGTGGAGGCCGGCGGCGGCGTGCTGGTGCCCAACGTCGAGCTGGACGCCCAGCGTCTGCTCCGCGAGACCGAGCGGATCCACCGGCCCGAGGAGCTGGCCAGGATGGCCGCCGCGGGCCGCGACCTCATGCCGGCCGACTCGGCCGAGCGGCTGGCCGACCTCGTGCTGGGGGCGGCCGACCGCGCCCGGACGCCGCGTCCCATTCCCAAGGAGGATCCCGATGGCACTGCGTGA